Proteins from a genomic interval of Deltaproteobacteria bacterium:
- a CDS encoding O-antigen ligase family protein — MTFLRGLSSVVVTLVVTLQAEVAIRPGYGRASTGGMQIYGTGLLAALVLLILYYKGSPIRWRGHLHRPIALMFVMTVLAVAFSSEHFAGTDFLLSQVQLFLLYVAAMSVVRSEADVRKVVTLLLATLITQGIVYYIQSALSMGFNVTGDTWDLSDELPRPGGTVSANPAGFASYMIPLLFIAIAQLISGSAWRRPWTLAATVIGLVSLVLTFTRAAWAGFVIGFSYLLLFGVRYTRMKPRTVAMIVGAAISVVIALSPLIQMRLSESVGDAYDERAGLMQIAMNIIAAHPVFGVGPGAYAYVFKDYLSPGMDQWLYTVHNEYLLRTAESGILGGLAWVWILLAALRQSRDLLKRSASLEIRALALAWGAGLLNLAWQMYWVPWRGFGYNALFWFMLGLIEAAAMCEWGEATVARRRDATAPDTRG, encoded by the coding sequence ATGACGTTCCTGCGCGGCCTCTCAAGCGTCGTCGTGACGCTCGTCGTGACCTTGCAAGCCGAGGTCGCGATCCGCCCAGGATACGGACGCGCGTCGACCGGCGGAATGCAGATCTACGGTACCGGACTCCTCGCCGCGCTCGTGCTTCTGATCCTCTACTACAAGGGATCGCCGATCCGGTGGCGCGGCCACTTGCACCGTCCGATCGCGCTGATGTTCGTCATGACGGTGCTCGCGGTCGCGTTCAGCTCGGAGCACTTCGCCGGCACGGACTTCTTGCTCTCTCAGGTCCAGCTCTTTCTCCTCTACGTTGCGGCGATGAGCGTCGTGCGCAGCGAAGCGGACGTACGGAAGGTGGTCACGCTGCTTCTCGCGACGCTGATCACACAAGGCATCGTCTACTACATCCAGTCGGCGCTCAGCATGGGATTCAACGTCACCGGCGACACGTGGGATCTGAGCGACGAATTGCCGCGTCCCGGCGGCACGGTGAGTGCGAATCCGGCGGGTTTCGCGAGCTACATGATTCCGCTCTTATTCATCGCGATCGCGCAGCTCATCTCGGGCTCCGCATGGCGACGCCCCTGGACGCTCGCCGCCACGGTGATCGGGCTCGTGTCGCTCGTGCTGACGTTCACGCGGGCGGCGTGGGCGGGCTTCGTCATCGGCTTCTCGTATCTGCTCCTCTTCGGCGTCCGGTACACGCGCATGAAGCCCAGGACGGTCGCCATGATCGTCGGCGCGGCGATCTCCGTCGTGATCGCGCTCTCCCCACTGATCCAGATGCGGCTCTCGGAATCCGTCGGCGATGCGTACGACGAGCGTGCGGGGCTCATGCAGATCGCGATGAACATCATCGCGGCGCATCCCGTGTTCGGCGTCGGGCCCGGCGCCTACGCTTACGTGTTCAAGGACTATCTGTCGCCCGGAATGGATCAGTGGCTTTATACGGTACACAACGAGTACCTCTTGCGCACCGCGGAAAGCGGCATCCTCGGTGGCCTCGCGTGGGTATGGATCCTGCTCGCCGCCCTCCGCCAGAGCCGAGACCTCCTAAAGCGATCCGCGTCCCTGGAGATCCGCGCGCTCGCACTCGCGTGGGGCGCGGGGCTGCTGAATCTCGCGTGGCAAATGTACTGGGTTCCGTGGCGCGGCTTTGGCTACAACGCCCTCTTCTGGTTCATGCTCGGCCTAATCGAAGCGGCCGCGATGTGCGAATGGGGCGAAGCGACCGTCGCTCGTCGCCGCGACGCAACCGCACCCGACACGCGAGGCTAA
- a CDS encoding right-handed parallel beta-helix repeat-containing protein, which yields MSTASPTVTIADCRLRDAAAVGHRATVRARGGALIAILAFAATVNAEATTYYVATTGSDSNPGTQASPWRTIGKSAAFMGPGDTAIIAGGTYAEKVTVTKSGTAAAPIKFQAASGQKAIIDGAMVSTGIYGSLWAFSSVSYVELDGLTIKNSQGFCVSLSGNSTHIGVGNLDVSNCAAAGAIWVEGSMVPSYSTFHDNKVHDNPHGGIVLWNSPGGYYLIERNRVWNNAGGGNFDGIQVGGEAAGLHHVVVRNNVAYDNGTATVGADQIDMGGHSAAHHYLLEGNDVWGVGGSIKIHGQPAQYTIARFNRATGFGFNEYDRPNAPAIYNNSIYDAAHAVLFYSDYVDSGHGSSFGGMELRNNLFVDSRDYTLVVAAVSGGKIDVRRSSLKLDGNMYRFGSKGISWSPRSYNCGLPAPNGDMEFAAFQAANAPEVQDPRGKKTTAAATAIFANPSARNYELIAGSPAIDAGVELTTTKASGTQTTTVPVVRASFFQDGYGGLIEPDQVKIGANAPVAIISVDDVNNKIVVATPISFASGASVNLPFSGIAPDVGAFEFAAGLPAPSLLSVDPVP from the coding sequence ATGTCCACCGCCAGCCCGACCGTCACTATCGCAGACTGCCGTTTGCGCGATGCCGCCGCCGTTGGTCATCGAGCGACAGTGCGCGCGCGCGGCGGTGCACTCATTGCGATCTTGGCGTTCGCCGCGACGGTCAACGCTGAGGCGACGACGTACTACGTCGCGACTACCGGCAGCGACAGCAATCCCGGAACCCAGGCCTCGCCGTGGCGCACCATCGGCAAGTCCGCGGCGTTCATGGGGCCTGGCGACACCGCGATCATCGCAGGCGGGACCTATGCGGAGAAGGTTACGGTCACCAAGAGCGGCACGGCCGCGGCACCGATCAAGTTCCAAGCGGCGTCAGGGCAGAAAGCGATCATCGACGGGGCAATGGTTTCGACCGGCATCTACGGCTCGCTGTGGGCGTTCTCGAGTGTGTCCTACGTCGAACTCGACGGACTCACGATCAAGAACTCGCAAGGCTTTTGCGTGAGCCTCTCGGGCAATTCGACGCACATCGGTGTCGGCAACCTCGACGTCTCGAATTGCGCCGCTGCGGGCGCAATCTGGGTCGAAGGCTCGATGGTTCCATCGTACTCGACCTTCCATGACAACAAGGTCCACGACAATCCGCATGGCGGCATCGTGCTGTGGAACTCGCCCGGCGGATACTACCTGATCGAGCGCAACCGTGTCTGGAACAACGCGGGCGGCGGTAATTTCGACGGCATTCAGGTGGGCGGTGAGGCCGCGGGGCTGCATCATGTCGTCGTGCGCAACAACGTTGCCTACGACAACGGCACGGCGACGGTCGGGGCCGACCAGATCGACATGGGCGGTCACTCGGCAGCGCATCACTATCTGCTCGAAGGCAACGATGTGTGGGGCGTCGGCGGTTCGATCAAGATCCACGGCCAGCCCGCCCAGTACACGATCGCGCGCTTCAACCGCGCGACGGGATTCGGCTTCAACGAGTACGACCGCCCCAATGCTCCCGCCATATACAACAACAGCATCTACGACGCCGCACATGCGGTGCTGTTCTATTCCGACTACGTCGACTCTGGGCACGGAAGCAGTTTCGGCGGGATGGAGCTGCGAAACAACCTGTTCGTCGATTCTAGAGACTATACGTTGGTCGTCGCCGCGGTGTCGGGTGGCAAGATCGACGTGCGACGGTCGTCACTGAAACTCGACGGCAACATGTATCGCTTCGGCAGCAAGGGCATCTCATGGAGTCCGCGCTCGTACAATTGCGGCTTGCCCGCGCCCAACGGCGACATGGAATTTGCTGCTTTCCAGGCCGCCAATGCGCCCGAGGTGCAAGATCCGCGCGGCAAGAAGACCACGGCGGCGGCGACTGCGATCTTCGCGAATCCGTCGGCGCGGAACTACGAGCTGATCGCGGGAAGTCCGGCTATCGATGCCGGCGTGGAGCTCACCACGACCAAAGCGAGCGGGACGCAGACGACCACGGTGCCGGTCGTGCGGGCTTCGTTCTTCCAGGACGGATACGGCGGCTTGATCGAGCCTGATCAGGTAAAGATCGGCGCGAACGCGCCGGTCGCGATCATCTCCGTGGACGACGTCAACAACAAGATAGTCGTCGCGACGCCGATCTCTTTCGCGTCGGGCGCGTCCGTCAATCTGCCGTTCAGTGGCATTGCGCCCGACGTCGGTGCTTTTGAGTTTGCGGCAGGCCTCCCGGCACCGAGCCTGCTGAGTGTCGATCCCGTTCCGTGA
- a CDS encoding flippase: MTHDVTAARSSGRRILKNTAALVVLRVLMPALSMILVFAISRILGTDGLGQYTLALTYLYFFVTVAPLGLYSIITRDGVQHADRLEEILNHSVTLGTIASLALTPAMAGLGPALGYDRDTAIAIAIASLALLPSTRGMLYDGAFVARERMDYLACVALAENAVKVGLAAPALLLGYGLETVIVLAVAGRVVANVIATALLRSIGIRVRMGRKTELLKGLLGSAPTFVAIAIFATLYWRIDVFMLSKMGTVEDVGRYGAAWRILELALVVPHSFCLSLYPQLAAAVRSNRAELARLGRLAMRFLAAGSLPLAAWTTVVSDDVMGTLYGTAFRSAGPTLTVLVWTLVPYGWVRYHAYVLVAAELQRIDLAMNVTLTAINVALNLYLIPAYGPWGAGLATLVSMLAYAVAQVAYLRRRAPGTSSPLTLNLIPLVAALAAAVLTWLTSGQHLAVRAVVPAAAYVGALFLGGFFESEEIATLQRLGRRCRSMLPLRRATSS; this comes from the coding sequence ATGACGCACGACGTGACAGCAGCGCGATCGTCCGGGCGCCGTATACTCAAGAACACGGCAGCCCTCGTCGTCCTCCGGGTGCTGATGCCCGCTTTGTCGATGATACTGGTCTTCGCGATCTCGCGGATCCTCGGGACGGACGGTCTCGGCCAGTACACGCTCGCGCTCACGTACCTCTACTTCTTCGTGACGGTGGCCCCGCTCGGGCTGTATTCGATCATCACTCGTGACGGCGTGCAGCACGCCGACCGCCTCGAGGAGATCCTCAACCATTCAGTCACGCTCGGCACAATCGCGTCGCTGGCTCTCACGCCGGCGATGGCGGGGCTCGGCCCCGCACTCGGCTACGACCGCGACACCGCGATCGCCATCGCAATCGCGAGTCTCGCTCTGCTGCCCTCGACGCGTGGCATGCTGTACGATGGGGCCTTCGTCGCACGCGAGCGCATGGACTATCTCGCGTGCGTCGCGCTCGCGGAAAACGCCGTCAAGGTGGGGCTTGCTGCCCCCGCGCTCCTGCTCGGCTACGGGCTGGAGACGGTGATCGTGCTCGCCGTCGCTGGACGCGTCGTCGCGAATGTCATCGCGACGGCGCTCCTGCGATCGATCGGCATCCGCGTCCGCATGGGCCGCAAGACCGAGCTCCTAAAGGGGCTGCTCGGAAGCGCGCCGACTTTCGTCGCGATCGCAATCTTCGCGACGCTTTACTGGCGGATCGACGTCTTCATGCTCTCGAAGATGGGCACCGTGGAAGACGTCGGACGCTACGGCGCCGCGTGGCGCATCCTCGAGCTCGCGCTCGTCGTGCCCCACAGCTTCTGTCTCTCGTTGTACCCGCAGCTCGCCGCCGCAGTGCGATCGAATCGCGCCGAGCTGGCACGCCTTGGGCGCCTCGCCATGCGATTCTTGGCGGCTGGGAGCCTGCCACTGGCGGCATGGACCACGGTCGTGAGCGACGACGTGATGGGAACCTTGTACGGCACCGCTTTCCGCTCGGCGGGCCCTACGTTGACGGTGCTCGTCTGGACGCTCGTACCGTACGGTTGGGTGCGCTACCACGCGTACGTGCTGGTGGCTGCGGAGCTGCAGCGCATCGACCTCGCGATGAACGTCACGCTCACCGCCATCAACGTCGCGTTAAACCTGTACCTGATCCCCGCATACGGCCCATGGGGAGCCGGATTGGCAACGCTGGTCTCGATGCTGGCGTACGCGGTTGCCCAGGTCGCGTACCTCCGCCGACGTGCGCCGGGAACGTCGTCGCCGTTGACGCTGAATCTCATCCCGTTGGTCGCGGCCCTCGCGGCGGCCGTGCTCACCTGGCTGACGAGCGGCCAGCACCTCGCCGTTCGCGCCGTCGTACCCGCCGCCGCATATGTCGGTGCGCTTTTCCTCGGCGGCTTCTTCGAGAGCGAGGAGATCGCCACGCTGCAGCGACTCGGACGACGCTGCCGTAGCATGCTGCCACTCCGCCGGGCGACGTCGTCATGA